ACCTTGCCGTCGGTCTTTGCCCCGTAAGTAGCAACGAGTTTCTTGTTCGGGTCAAAAGCGTAAGGTTCCATGAAAATTCCCATTCCAACCGTCGTATCATTAATGAGAACAGTTTTGGACAGCAGGGAATTTAACTGCTCTAGCGAATTTGTAACAGGACCCATTTCAATAAAGCGAGCCATACTCAGCGTTACCTTGCTATGGGATTCCAGTTGCTTTTCCACATTACTGCCGACCATATCTAGTTGATAATTCATTTTGTCCTCAATTTCCCGATCCAGTTGGTCGACAGAGAACCAGAAACCGATGCCCACGACGAGCAAAAGAGTCAAGATAATGACGGGAAGGGTAATGGTCAGGGTTCGAGCACGAAGACTTTTGAAACGAAACATGGAACCGCTCTCCTTTTGAATTTTTGCTAAAATGATTATTATTCCTTATTATCGGATAGATTAAGACTATCTTGTATGATGGATTTAGGCAAATGAGGGGAAATATTCATACTAGTCAGAAAATGTTGCATGAATCTAAGCAAATCGAGTAAAATGGATAAACCAAATCTTACTTCGATTCATTTATTGGTAGCATTTGCGGGTGGAGTGTTAGTGGGCATATAGGCTACAATGCGGATACAGACAAAGTTTCGACCAAAAAACGGACATGGACGTTTCATTTGGCGAATAGGGAGGGAGACTATATGAGTTTTTGTTGTGGTGCTGGAATGGTAGGTTCCGTAGGCTCAGTCCGTCATTATAAAACGGTTGTACACAATGTCCCGATCATGTTTTGTCCTGTATGTGACAGAATTGAGGTTCATCCCGGTATTGAGGGAGAATACGAAATTTTAGTAGAATATGCTCAGGGAGATCAGGCTCCAGAAGTGGATTTTGCTGACTTTGTGAGTGTTGACAATACATCCGAGTTGTTTGAGAATTGTACCATGACGGATGAAGCGGCCAGCTTCGCCGAAGTATTAAAGCAGCAGATCGATATTTCACTTGATCTGCTCGGGGTCGCCAAGGAGTTACAGGATGACGATTGGCGGGAAGCATTGATGATTCGTTTAAGACGGTTAAGCGAGCGATTGAAGCAGTACAATAAAAGAAAAGCTAATGTCGCACAAGAGCGCATGACCTGAGTTGACGTGGGAGGCAGTGTGAATGTTTCATTTGAAAGCCGTTCACCACATCGCATTGAATTGTAGTGATGTTGTGAAGGTAGCTCGTTTTTTTAAGGACATTTTGGAAGTCCCTATCCCGGAAGAGAATATGACGGAAGGAGCACCTGTCTACTTTCAAATTGGCACATACACACGGATCGGTCTTCATCCTCATGGCGGGGAAGCTGGGAAAGGCGGCGTAGGGCAGGTCGATCATCTCGCCTTCTCTGTGCAAAGCCGAGCTGAGCTGGACTATCTGGTCGATAAGCTGGAGGCAGAGAATATTTGCTATCGTGGCCCAATTACACAGCCTACTAGCTATAATTTGTATTTTGAGACACCCGATGGTCACCACCTTGAGGTGCGACTCGATAAAGACGAGTTCGATGAGTAGTGTTTGCGAAAAGCATCTGCGTAAAGCGGATGCTTTTTTGTTTTTTCCCATCTCTCTATTGTGGTGCGGAATAAAGGTTGTAGATGATCTTCATTACGTTTTAAAAGGTACCGATGAACCAACAAAGCGGGTGAGAAGAAAAAGCACAGGGCTCGCAGACCTTGACAACGCCTCCCCAGTCGGAACTTAAAAAAGGGGACCACGCTTGTCGAACACTTCTTCCTTGAGAAACTTCCGCCCGTAGGGTGGCTTTGGCTCGACGGTCCCCTTTTTTAAGTGGAGACGACCAGTGAATCCCCCCATGCTGGCGTGTCAGCGTCGAAGAGAACTGTGCTTTTTCTTCTCCTCCACTATGCTGACTCAAAAGGCTTCTCTAAAGCTCTTCCTACCAATGTCGAGAAAAAGATAACTACCCTGACAACAGCCGACAGTGACTCTCATTCCTCGCCAAAGGATTCGACCTGACAGGCCACGAACCCAAATGGGAAGAGAGGGGTGGCGTGTAGATGATCGGAATGGGCAGACTGCTTTTTGAACTGGGTGAGCGACTACAAGGAAAAGCACACTTGCGATTCATAACAGCAGGATGGGAGCGCAGGATCGGAATTGTAGTGGATGATTCACCTTCACAGTGGCAATTGACGATAGCAAAAGGCGTTGCATCCTGGGATGTATGGACAGAAGAGCAGCCTGCCGATCTGATCATCAAGGGAGCGGAGAAACAAATGCACATGCTGTTTGGCGGCGATGAGCTCGTCTATGTTCTAGCCAAAGAAAAGGTGCAAATAGCAGGGCCATTGCGCGACCAATTGAAGCTCGATGCCATTTTGCGACTGACCTGTCGGTGAACTGTCTATTGGGCAGTGTGATATAATAGGAAGAAACGGTTCTGGAGGAGGCGCTTTGATGTCTACTGTTATGTCGTTGCAACAGACGGTTGCCGCACGTAAAGATTCTATTGCCGAAACATTCCGTCATCTGCATGAGAATCCGGAGATTAGCTGGAAGGAAGTAGAAACAACTCGTTATTTGGCGGAGCGCATGCGTGCCTTGGGACTGCGTGTTACGACTTTTGACGATTGTACAGGTTTAGTAGCGGAATGGGGCGAAGGGAAGCCAGTTGTTGGCTTGCGCACAGATATCGATGCACTCTGGCAAGAAGTCAACGGTGAATGGCGCGCGAATCATTCCTGTGGTCATGACGCCCATATGACATTGATTGTGGAAACGGTAGAAGCATTGGTCGCCGCTGGATATCAACCGCCGGGAACGTTAAAAATCTTGTTCCAACCAGCAGAAGAAAAAGGAACGGGAGCATTGAAGCTGGTGGAGAAGGGTGTCGTCGATGACATCGATTATTTGTACGGTGTTCACTTAAGACCGATTCAGGAGATGGCACATGGAACGGCGGGACCCGCTATTTACAACGGAGCAGCCATGTTTCTCTACGGGGAAATCACAGGAGTCGCTGCGCACGGAGCGAGACCGCATCTCGGGATCAATGCGATTGAAGTAGCGGGGGCGATTATTTCAGGTCTCGGTCAAGTACATATCAATCCAATGGTACCGGCCACCGTCAAAATGACCATGCTGCAAGCCGGGGGAGAGAGCTACAACATTATTCCGGACAAGGCGCGTTTTGCCCTCGATCTGCGAGCACAGACGAATCAGGCGATGGATGACCTGGTGAATCGTGTTCGTCAAATGATTGACGGAGTGGCGATGTCATTTCAGGCACGTATAGAGGTAGAGGCCGGGTCGCGCATGGTAGCGGCAGAGGTCGATGATCAAGCGAAGGCATTTATGGAGCAGGCGATCGTAGATGTGCTCGGTCAAGAGAATTTGAGAGCGGCGCCTGTCAGTCCGGGAGCGGAGGATTTCCACTACTATACGGTGGAGCGCCCTCATATCAAGGCAACGATGCTGGCTCTTGGATGTGATTTGGTACCAGGGCTGCATCATCCGCTAATGCATTTTGAACGCTCTGCATTGGAAAAAGGTGTGGCGATTTTGTGTCAAACAGTCGTGAAAACGTTTGAAAATACGTAAATCTTTATGCCTTGTGAGAGCAACACTAAGAGAGTAAACTCTTGGTGTTGCTCTTTTTGTGAGGAAAATGTCTCTGTGTACTTCCCGACTAGTCGATAGACTGATTGGTTTGTGGACAAAATACTGCTGTTGGGGAATAATACGCATGAGGAGGGTTATTCACACATTCTCCATAAGAGATTATAAAATTATGTAGCTTATTTAGCTAAATGTGATATACTAATTACAAATCGAGCGACAATTAGAAAGTCACAATAAATGGTACACATTTTGGGAAGGAGATCGTTCACACATGGAAACCAATACGGTTCAAAAGCTTACTGACATTCTTGGAGCTACAAAAGTGTATCATAACTTGCCTGTAGCTAATCTTGTTGAGATGGCAGTGAAGCGTGGCGAAGGGATTTTGACCGATAAGGGGGCGCTCAATGCGCTAACAGGGAAGTTTACCGGCCGTTCGCCAAAGGACAAATTTGTGGTGGACGAAGCTTCCGTACACGATAAAATCAACTGGGGTCCGGTTAACCAACCAATCAGCACTGAAAAATTCCAAGCACTTCAACAAGACGTGCTCCAATACTTACAATCAAAAGATGAACTGTTTGTCTTCGATGGCTTTGCGGGTGCAGATACAACCTATCGTCTGCCGATCCGCGTAGTGAACGAATTCGCTTGGCATAACCTGTTTGCACGTCAGTTGTTCATCCGTCCGTCCGAAGAAGAACTGGCTGCGCACGAATCAGAATTCACGGTTATCTATGCGCCTAATTTCAAGGCCAATCCTGCGGTACACGGCACGAACTCCGAGACTTTCATCGTTTTGAGCTTTGAGCAAAAAACAGTGTTGATCGGTGGCACTGAGTATGCTGGCGAAATGAAAAAGTCGATCTTCAGCGTAATGAACATGCTGCTTCCAGAGCGCAACGTACTCCCGATGCACTGCTCTGCGAACGTAGGTAAAGACGGAGACGTTGCCCTGTTCTTCGGATTGTCCGGTACAGGAAAAACAACGCTGTCTGCTGACCCGGACCGTTTCTTGATCGGTGACGATGAGCACGGCTGGTCTGACAATGGCGTGTTCAATATCGAAGGCGGCTGCTATGCAAAATGCGTCAAGCTGTCTGAAGAAGGCGAACCGCAAATCTGGAAAGCAATCCAGTTCGGTACCGTACTTGAAAATGTAGACGTAAACGAAGCGACTCGTGTAGCAGACTACGATAGCACCAAATATACAGAGAATACACGCGCTGCGTACCCAGTGGAAGCAATTCCGGGTGCTGTGATTCCAGGCGTAGGCGTGCAACCAAATGTCATCGTCTTTTTGACAGCCGATTCGTTCGGTGTATTGCCTCCAATTTCCAAGCTGAATAAAGAGCAAGCCATGTACCACTTCCTGTCTGGCTACACCAGCAAAATGGCAGGTACAGAGCGTGGCGTAACCGCTCCGCAAACAGAGTTTTCTACTTGCTTTGGATCTCCATTCTTGCCGCTGCATCCAGTAGTATATGCAGAAATGCTCGGTAAGAAGATTGACGAGCGCAAGGTTCAAGTATACCTGGTGAACACTGGTTGGACTGGTGGCCCGGTAGGTGTTGGGCAACGTATGAAGCTGTCCTACACACGTGCGATGGTAACAGCAGCATTGAACGGTGAGCTGGAAAAAGTAGACTATGCAGCTGACGAGATTTTCGGGGTACAAGTACCGACTTCTTGCCCGAATGTTCCTGCTGAAGTTCTGCAACCACGCAATACATGGGCAAACAAGGAAGATTACGACAAGCAAGCGGCTGATCTGGCTGCACGCTTCATTGAGAACTTCGAGAAGAAATTCCCGAATGCAGCAGATATTGCGAATGCGGGTCCTAAAGTAAAGTAATCGAACAGGAAAGAAACGGGTAGACGATTAGGTCTATCCGTTTTTTCTTCGTGAAAACAGAAAAAACCGTCAGCCTGTGACCGTCGGTTTTTAGCTCATCCGTTACTTGCTGCCATCGAATACTTTCGAGCTATTGCTGGGACAACTTTTCCATTTGACTGACGGAGAAGAGTCAGGTAAGCTTCCCAAGGGAGCCCTTCAATAGTGTGATAGCGATACATAACGAGAAACTCCTGATTACTCATTCCTGTCAGATTGACATAACCTTTGGAAACGACCTCTTTCACTGGTGAGCAATAGTACAAGCTGCCTTTTACATCGGAAGGGTCACAAGGAAGCGGCAAGGTGTCTTTTGCCTGCTGGACAATTGCTTCTGGTCATTGACTATCAATTTAATGTTGGAGAAACGAGCAGATATTTTCTCTGTGCCCGTTTTTGCGAAGACTGTGGTGCCACCTACGAGTAGTAAGACAATAGCGAGTTTCTTGTACTCTTTTTCAAAATGCTCCATCCCTTTCTAGGTATATAGTGGTGTTTTTTGTAAAAAATACCTAGAGTTTAGGCGGAAACGTATGTCCCAAAGTTCCAAAGGGAAAAATGCTGCGGAGGCAACAATATTTAGGAAGGATTCATGCGCAAAAACGGACTTTCTAAATATAATGATATAAAAAATACAGATATGTTTCATTCCTTGATTTATAATTATTCTTATTATAAGATAGTTATTGAGAATGGATTGAGAATTTACCAACTCACTTTTGACGTGTATGGAGGGAATTCAGATGACAGCAGTACCGCATTTGCAAATAAAAAACCTTCGCGCCAAGATCGAGGACAAAGAGATCCTCAAAGGCCTGAATTTGGAGATCAAGGGCGGCGAAGTGCACGCGATCATGGGACCAAATGGTACCGGTAAATCGACATTGGCATCCACATTGATGGGTCACCCAAAATATGAGGTAACCGATGGCGAAGTGCTGATCAATGACGAAGACTTATTGGAAATGGCAGTAGACGAGCGCGCACGTGCAGGTCTGTTCCTGGCGATGCAATACCCGTCCGAAATCAGCGGTG
This genomic stretch from Brevibacillus sp. DP1.3A harbors:
- a CDS encoding VOC family protein, which encodes MFHLKAVHHIALNCSDVVKVARFFKDILEVPIPEENMTEGAPVYFQIGTYTRIGLHPHGGEAGKGGVGQVDHLAFSVQSRAELDYLVDKLEAENICYRGPITQPTSYNLYFETPDGHHLEVRLDKDEFDE
- the pckA gene encoding phosphoenolpyruvate carboxykinase (ATP), encoding METNTVQKLTDILGATKVYHNLPVANLVEMAVKRGEGILTDKGALNALTGKFTGRSPKDKFVVDEASVHDKINWGPVNQPISTEKFQALQQDVLQYLQSKDELFVFDGFAGADTTYRLPIRVVNEFAWHNLFARQLFIRPSEEELAAHESEFTVIYAPNFKANPAVHGTNSETFIVLSFEQKTVLIGGTEYAGEMKKSIFSVMNMLLPERNVLPMHCSANVGKDGDVALFFGLSGTGKTTLSADPDRFLIGDDEHGWSDNGVFNIEGGCYAKCVKLSEEGEPQIWKAIQFGTVLENVDVNEATRVADYDSTKYTENTRAAYPVEAIPGAVIPGVGVQPNVIVFLTADSFGVLPPISKLNKEQAMYHFLSGYTSKMAGTERGVTAPQTEFSTCFGSPFLPLHPVVYAEMLGKKIDERKVQVYLVNTGWTGGPVGVGQRMKLSYTRAMVTAALNGELEKVDYAADEIFGVQVPTSCPNVPAEVLQPRNTWANKEDYDKQAADLAARFIENFEKKFPNAADIANAGPKVK
- a CDS encoding SCP2 sterol-binding domain-containing protein produces the protein MIGMGRLLFELGERLQGKAHLRFITAGWERRIGIVVDDSPSQWQLTIAKGVASWDVWTEEQPADLIIKGAEKQMHMLFGGDELVYVLAKEKVQIAGPLRDQLKLDAILRLTCR
- a CDS encoding M20 peptidase aminoacylase family protein; protein product: MSTVMSLQQTVAARKDSIAETFRHLHENPEISWKEVETTRYLAERMRALGLRVTTFDDCTGLVAEWGEGKPVVGLRTDIDALWQEVNGEWRANHSCGHDAHMTLIVETVEALVAAGYQPPGTLKILFQPAEEKGTGALKLVEKGVVDDIDYLYGVHLRPIQEMAHGTAGPAIYNGAAMFLYGEITGVAAHGARPHLGINAIEVAGAIISGLGQVHINPMVPATVKMTMLQAGGESYNIIPDKARFALDLRAQTNQAMDDLVNRVRQMIDGVAMSFQARIEVEAGSRMVAAEVDDQAKAFMEQAIVDVLGQENLRAAPVSPGAEDFHYYTVERPHIKATMLALGCDLVPGLHHPLMHFERSALEKGVAILCQTVVKTFENT